One window of the Vigna radiata var. radiata cultivar VC1973A chromosome 1, Vradiata_ver6, whole genome shotgun sequence genome contains the following:
- the LOC106775333 gene encoding nucleolar protein 10 codes for MATRDGGMKSTSINGVKMYTIASQQPSLASWLPSKKQNSHRNVKSYTQNLQLLEDLRFTTAATKIKATPDGEYIVASGIYPPQVKVYEVRELGLKFERHLDSEIVDFQVLTDDYSKLAFLCADRSVYLHAKYGKHYSLRIPRMGRDITYDCWSCDLLCAASSPDLYRINLEQGRFLSSLSTQSPALNVVCRSKVHGLVACGGEDGAVECFDMRVRSSVGRIDAVGPSGDVDQEVTALEFDEDGGFLMAVGSSAGKVLIYDLRSSHPLRIQDHMYGSSILDIKWHRTLNYEQPMLITSDNHVVRIWNPQTGEGLTSIEPTTGTINDVCTFPGSGLILLALDCSQIPSYFIPALGPAPKWCSSLENFTEELDMGGQTTIYDHYKFLTKEELERLNLTNLIGTNLLRAYMHGFFINHALYKKAKALADPFEYEAYIEQQKREKIEAERASRITVRKKLPKVNRALAARLLESEEVENEKRDGDDDETKKASKKKKGLSMQDLQDERFKAIFTDEDFEIKDTSEEYLALHPMGSKKQTSLLNEHFEPVMSDDDQSLSDSDASTSSHDDEPANGAKEKSRVPRMYEIKNEQHAEAFWSKKSLAGEESLPMGDRVAALKYEQQSSRVPNGIKQGPGGSREITFTSRSKAKYKEDEEDKEVPHRKKRGVQSLGLKPHRPVFRGQGRGKRGNGRRGRR; via the exons ATGGCGACTCGTGACGGCGGCATGAAGTCGACCTCaattaacggtgttaaaatgtACACCATAGCGTCGCAGCAACCTTCCCTCGCTTCCTGGCTCCCTTCTAAGAAGCAGAACTCTCATCGCAACGTTAAAA GTTATACGCAGAACCTGCAACTGCTCGAGGATTTGCGCTTCACTACCGCCGCCACCAAAATCAAGGCCACTCCCGACGGCGAATACATCGTGGCTTCTGGCATCTATCCGCCGCAAGTTAAGGTGTACGAGGTGAGGGAACTAGGGCTGAAGTTCGAACGCCACCTGGATTCCGAGATCGTTGATTTTCAG GTTCTGACAGATGACTATTCAAAGCTTGCATTTTTATGTGCTGATCGCTCTGTTTACCTGCATGCGAAATATGGAAAGCACTACAGTTTACGGATTCCGAG GATGGGGAGAGATATTACTTATGATTGCTGGTCTTGTGACTTGCTTTGTGCTGCTTCATCCCCAGATTTGTACAGAATAAACCTAGAGCAG GGCCGATTTCTCTCCTCACTTAGCACACAGTCCCCTGCATTGAATGTAGTTTGTCGAAG CAAGGTTCATGGATTAGTTGCCTGTGGTGGTGAAGATGGTGCTGTGGAATGCTTTGACATGCGAGTGAGATCTTCAGTTGGTAGAATCGATGCTGTTGGACCTAGTGGTGATGTCGACCAG GAGGTCACTGCATTGGAGTTTGATGAAGATGGTGGTTTCTTAATGGCTGTTGGAAGTAGTGCAGGAAAG GTTCTCATCTATGATCTGCGCTCATCACATCCTCTACGGATACAGGATCATAT gTATGGCAGTTCAATATTGGATATTAAGTGGCATCGTACTCTTAACTATGAACAACCAATGTTGATTACCAGTGATAATCATGTTGTTAGGATATGGAATCCTCAAACG GGAGAAGGCTTGACCAGCATTGAGCCAACAACAGGAACAATAAATGACGTGTGTACATTTCCTGGCAGTGGTTTGATCTTGCTGGCCTTGGACTGTAGTCAAATACCATCTTACTTCATACCAGCACTTGGACCTGCGCCTAAGTGGTGTTCTTCCCTAGAGAATTTCACT GAGGAGCTAGACATGGGTGGACAAACAACTATTTATGATCATtacaaatttttgacaaaggAGGAGCTTGAGAGATTAAATTTGACCAATCTAATTGGCACCAATCTACTTAGAGCTTACATGCATGGCTTCTTTATCAATCATGCATTATACAAAAAG GCTAAAGCGCTGGCTGATCCTTTTGAATATGAAGCTTATATTGAACAACAGAAGCGAGAAAAGATAGAAGCTGAGCGTGCCTCACGAATCACG GTCAGGAAAAAGTTACCCAAAGTTAATCGGGCCCTAGCTGCTCGCCTCCTAGAGAGTGAAGAAGTGGAAAATGAGAAGAGAGATGGTGATGACGATGAAACTAAAAAGGCctccaagaaaaagaaaggtctTAGCATGCAAGATCTTCAAGATGAACGATTTAAAGCAATATTTACGGATGAG GATTTTGAGATTAAGGATACCTCAGAAGAATATCTGGCTTTACATCCCATGGGTTCTAAGAAGCAAACATCCCTGTTAAATGAACATTTTGAACCTGTCATGTCAGATGATGATCAAAGTCTAAGTGATTCTGATGCATCAACATCATCACATGACGACGAACCTGCAAACGGAGCGAAAGAAAAATCTCGGGTTCCTAG AatgtatgaaattaagaatgagCAGCATGCAGAGGCATTCTGGAGCAAAAAATCACTTGCAGGGGAGGAGTCACTTCCTATGGGAGACAGAGTGGCAGCTCTGAAATATGAACAGCAATCATCTCGTGTTCCAAATGGTATTAAGCAGGGTCCAGGAGGATCACGGGAAATCACATTCACCTCGAGAAGCAAAGCTAAGTATAAGGAAGACGAAGAAGATAAAGAGGTCCCACACAGGAAGAAGAGAGGAGTACAATCCTTGGGGCTCAAGCCCCACAGACCTGTGTTTCGTGGTCAAGGGAGAGGAAAACGAGGGAACGGCAGAAGAGGACGTCGATAA
- the LOC106756771 gene encoding uncharacterized protein LOC106756771, which translates to MEGCKPSTTPFLRDTSPLYKLDSQLDDPGPYRRLIGKLLYLTNTKPDLCYTINSLSQFMQFPIEHHYRAVQHVLRYIKSTRSEGFFFAADSPMHLKGFSDSDWATCPNTKRSTTRFCIFLGTSLVSWKSKKHKTVSRSSTEAEYRALAATVCEIQWLHYLLEDLQIEESGVPALYCDNKSAHHIAHNQSFHERTKHIELDCHVVREKIQEGLLHLLPVRSDEQLADVFTKFPHRVSFKHIIPKLGLINIHRPA; encoded by the coding sequence ATGGAGGGATGCAAACCTTCTACTACACCCTTCCTTAGAGACACAAGCCCATTATACAAATTGGACAGCCAGCTTGATGATCCTGGACCCTACAGAAGGTTGATAGGGAAGTTGCTTTACCTTACAAATACTAAACCTGACCTATGTTATACAATCAATTCacttagtcaatttatgcaattTCCTATAGAACACCATTATCGGGCTGTTCAGCATGTGCTCAGATACATCAAATCCACACGAAGTGAAGGATTTTTTTTCGCTGCTGATTCACCTATGCATCTAAAAGGTTTTAGTGACTCTGATTGGGCTACTTGCCCTAACACCAAAAGATCAACTACgcgtttttgtatttttctcgGGACATCACTTGTTTCCTGGAAGtctaaaaaacataaaactgtTTCCAGATCATCTACTGAGGCTGAATACAGAGCCCTTGCTGCCACTGTATGTGAAATACAGTGGCTCCACTATTTACTTGAAGATCTTCAAATTGAAGAATCTGGAGTTCCTGCCCTATACTGCGACAACAAGTCTGCTCACCACATTGCTCATAATCAGAGCTTTCACGAACGGACCAAGCACATCGAGCTTGACTGTCACGTTGTTCGTGAAAAAATCCAGGAAGGCCTTCTACATCTTCTCCCTGTGCGGTCCGATGAACAGCTGGCCGACGTCTTCACTAAATTCCCGCATCGCGTCAGCTTCAAGCATATCATTCCCAAGCTTGGACTGATTAATATACACCGTCCAGCTTGA